CAGCCACACGGCTGGGGTGCCATACGGCGACTTCGATGAAGCCGTCGAGGAGTGGAGTGACTGGGACAGCGTCGTCGAAGCAATGGAAGGCATCGACCCGGTGTTCGAACCCGGCGAGCAGCCAGCCTATCATACCTTCAATTACGGCTGGATCGTTGGCGAGTTGATTCACCGAATCAGTGGCCACCCCGTCGATGAGTATGTCGCAGAGAACGTATTCGAGCCACTCGGCTTAGAACAGTCCTCGATTGGACTCGATGAGGATGAACCAGATGACGTCGCGACACTTGCGGGTTTTGAGGTGTTCGACCGGTGTCGTGATCCAGGCGAGGGGCTGGGTATCCCAGCTTCGGACTCCGCGGCTGTCTTCAATCGAGAGGATATCCATCGAGCCGTCATCCCAGCCGCGAATGGCATCGGGACCGCAAGAAACCTCGCGCGATTCTACGCCTGTATGGCGAACGGTGGGGAACTGGACGGGACACGGTTGCTCGAGTCCGACACGGTCGAGAAGGCGACCACAACCCACGCAGAAACCGACTCTGATGGGACACTTTCGCGGCCTGCACGCTATGGGCTCGGCTTCTGGACCGGGGGACTCGCAAACGACATGTTCGGGTCGGTCAGCACCGAAGAGATGTTTGGTCACGCTGGCCTCGGGAGTGTCTTCGTCTGGGGTGACTCCAAATCGGACGTCGGCTTTGCGTACGTGACGAATGGCATCCGAGAGGAATCGTACGAACACGCAGCCCGGGTCAGTGGGATGTCTGATTCAGTCCGGTTGCTACTCAACGAGAGCTAAGCGATTACGGCTTTTGAGGCGAAGTTTTTGCTGTCATTGAATCCGCTTCAGGGAAGATGTTTTGCCTCAAGTTTGGTCAATACAGAGCGTACATTCATTGATGCCCCTATGGGAACGGGCGACCACCCGCTCACCATGTGGCGCTACATCGTCTAAGTCGTGAAAGTATAATCACTAGATTAACTAAGTTGCAGTATCACTAAGGTTCTATGCCTGATTATCCGGATGACTGGGATAGACGAAGGAGACAGGTATATAAGCGCGATAACTACGAATGTCAAAATTGCGGCCAAAAAGGTAGGAGGAGAGGGGATGCTGAACTTCACGCTCACCATGTTGTTCCAAAAAGTGTAGGCGGAAGTGATAAACTGAGCAACCTAATAACAGTTTGCAAAAGCTGTCATGGTTCTATTCATAATGGGAATCAGGTAAGCGATAACCAAAACGATAGCAGTGATAGAATGTATGCTTGCCCAACCTGTAGTTCTATTCTCCCAAGAGGTGATTGGAGAGCATACGCGAAACATTTTTCAAGATGTGAACTCCCATACAGTAGACCTGAGGGAATTAATAACACTAAATGGGAAAAGGTGAAACAGGCCGTCTCAAAAGCGTGATTATCTATATTATCTTCATTATCTAGTCATAACTACCCACTCTTTGTTCAGTACGGCGTACTGGTTATCGGCTAATCCTGATCAATACTTCAGTACCCAGTTTGCAGCCTTCATCGGGGGGCTATTTCAGACAAAGATATCTGAAAGTAGCGCCTCTAATTGACACTCCATTTTTGACTGCTGGCTTCCCACTCAACCCCATGAGCGACCTTCGAGTCCTCGTCGATGGGCACGAACTCACCGCATCGTGGAGTGACAACAATCAGGCAACTCAGGATGCACTCGCTGAGGCCTTACCACTCGGAGGCGAGGCAACTCGCTGGGGCGATGAACTGTACTTCGGTACGGACGTCGATGTGCCACCAGAGGAGACACAAACAGCAGTACCAGTCGGCACAGTTGCCTACTGGCCAGACGGGAACGCACTCTGTCTCTTCTGGGGAGAAACGCCGGCAAGTCACGAGAACGAACCACGTGCAGCTGCCCCGGTCACAGTGGTTGCTGAGATTGCAGACACGGAACCACTACAGGACGTGACGGGTGGCACAACGGTTCGAGTTGAAGAGCAGTAGAGACACCCGGCTCTCGACTGGGTTCTGAACACCATCTCCTGGTGGATTGAAAGGGCGAGGACCGGTCGCGTTTACCTGGTCGTCTGGGTGCCCCCTCTCCGAGCGAAGCGAGGAGATGTTGGCCAGCGACCGCGAGCGGTCCGAGGGCTTTCGAGGTTGCTGTAAGTGCATCTTCCTACGGAATATACCACCAGACAACGATTTCCAAGGATGGCTCTACCCGCCAAAGGTTGGCAGTACAGCCCCTCACACTAACCTTGGAAACAGACACAGTGACACTGTGAATGGATAGCAACTGCTAGGCGAAATCATCATTCGAGAAGCGTTATCTCAGCGTCCAGCAACTGGAGAGTATCCAGCAATAATGGCCCACGCCCCGCCAACTGAGGAGACACTTCCTGTCCCTGCAGACTCGACGGACACCTACATTCGAATCCAACCAGCCACTGACCCACTCGACCCGGACAATATCGAGACGCATACGCGTCGCCTCCACCGCCTCGACAGTCACACCGATTCCACTGGCTTTCTCGGTGGACTGTTTCAGAACGAGGAGCCACCCACTATCGAGTGGCTGCTCATCGGAAACGAAGATGAACTCTCCTATTACGTCCGGACCGTCCCGTCTGAAACACTCGACGGACTCGAAGGCACCCTCAGAGGACTCTTTCCGAACGCCTATGCGTTCGAACGCGTCCAACTGTCCAGAGCCCACCTGCTTTCCGGTGTCACACCGGAGACAGAGACCAACACAAGTCCCACAGCCATCGAATACGAACGCCACACGTCTCATCGTCGTGACTGGCAAACCCGCCTCACACCTGTCGATCACTTCTACGAGAGCGAACAGACACACCTCCCACTGACGAGCGTCACAGAGACGATTGCGAACAGTCCCTATCCCGT
The Halomicroarcula saliterrae genome window above contains:
- a CDS encoding serine hydrolase domain-containing protein, with amino-acid sequence MSSFSEHDRERLRAEFDRQLDVGLHHGAQLAVYVDGELVVDFAGGIDGPDGEPTTPETRHLIFSCTKPYAGVGLQQLIETGKAAYDDPIVKHWPEFAEEDSQKADITIQQILSHTAGVPYGDFDEAVEEWSDWDSVVEAMEGIDPVFEPGEQPAYHTFNYGWIVGELIHRISGHPVDEYVAENVFEPLGLEQSSIGLDEDEPDDVATLAGFEVFDRCRDPGEGLGIPASDSAAVFNREDIHRAVIPAANGIGTARNLARFYACMANGGELDGTRLLESDTVEKATTTHAETDSDGTLSRPARYGLGFWTGGLANDMFGSVSTEEMFGHAGLGSVFVWGDSKSDVGFAYVTNGIREESYEHAARVSGMSDSVRLLLNES
- a CDS encoding HNH endonuclease is translated as MPDYPDDWDRRRRQVYKRDNYECQNCGQKGRRRGDAELHAHHVVPKSVGGSDKLSNLITVCKSCHGSIHNGNQVSDNQNDSSDRMYACPTCSSILPRGDWRAYAKHFSRCELPYSRPEGINNTKWEKVKQAVSKA
- a CDS encoding cyclophilin-like fold protein, translating into MSDLRVLVDGHELTASWSDNNQATQDALAEALPLGGEATRWGDELYFGTDVDVPPEETQTAVPVGTVAYWPDGNALCLFWGETPASHENEPRAAAPVTVVAEIADTEPLQDVTGGTTVRVEEQ